CCGATGGGGAGCTGCACGGGGATGGGGTTAGCTCCCAGCCGCCTGCGAATCTGATCAACGACCATCTCGAAGTCGGCGCCGACGCGATCCATCTTATTGGCAAAGGCGATACGTGGAACGTTGTACTTGTCGGCCTGACGCCAGACCGTCTCCGACTGAGGCTCGACGCCGTTGACGGCATCGAAGATGGCAATCGCCCCATCGAGCACGCGCAGGCTCCGCTCGACCTCGATGGTGAAATCCACGTGACCGGGAGTATCAATGATGTTGATGCGGTACTGATCGCCGGAAGATTCTCCGCCGATGCGCCAGAAGCAGGTCGTGGCCGCGGACGTGATGGTGATGCCGCGTTCCTGCTCCTGGACCATCCAGTCCATGGTGGCCGTGCCCTCATGCACTTCGCCGATCTTATAGTTCACCCCGGTGTAATAGAGAATCCGCTCGGTCGTCGTCGTCTTGCCCGCATCAATGTGGGCCGCGATGCCGATGTTTCTCACTCTCTCTAAGGGAATCTGTCGAGCCATCGGATGAGTCACCCTCTACCACTTGTAATGGGCGAAGGCGCGATTGGCCTCGGCCATCCGGTGCGTATCCTCGCGCTTCTTGATCGCCCCTCCTTTATTCTGCGAGGCCTCGATCAGTTCATTGGCCAGCCGTTCCACCATGTGCTTCTCTCCCCGCTCGCGGGCGTAAGTGACCAGCCAGCGAATGGCCAGCGACGTCTGCCGATAGGGATTCACCTCCACCGGCACCTGATAGGTGGCGCCGCCGACTCGCCGGGATCTCACCTCCACCTTCGGCTTGGCGTTCTCAATCGCTTGCTTGAAAATCCTCAACGGGTCTTCCTTGGTCCGCTGTTTGATCCGCTCCATCGCCCGATAGAAGATTTTCTCCGCCACGCTCTTCTTTCCATCCCACATCATGCAGTTGATGAACTTGGTCACGAGCGGGCTGTTGTAGACCGGATCCGGCGGTACTTCGCGTCGTTCGACAACTCGTTTTCGTGGCATAGTCGTCTCTGACCGATCAGGCGGCCGTCATTCCCGACAACCGGCTCGGGAATTCCCCCGCCGACGCTTTTTCATTTCGGCGCTGCTTCGCGGGGACGCTTGGCTCCGTACTTGGATCGTCCCTGCTTCCGGTTGGCGACGCCGGCGGCATCGAGCGTGCCGCGAATGATGTGGTAGCGCACGCCGGGCAGGTCCTTGACGCGGCCGCCCCGGATGAGCACGATCGAGTGCTCCTGCAAGTTATGACCGATGCCCGGAATGTAGGCCGTCACCTCGATGCCGTTGGTCAATCGCACGCGGGCGATCTTGCGCAGGGCGGAATTGGGCTTTTTCGGCGTCATGGTTTTGACCTGAACGCAGACGCCGCGCCGCTGGGGACAGCCCTGCAGCGCCGGACTCTTGGTCTTGACTTTGACTTTTTCTCGCCCCCATCGAACAAGCTGTGCTATTGTCGGCACGACCGATCTACTCCTCCTCGATGCTCTGCCGTCACGCGATCCGTGCGGCGGCCTCGTCGTCTTTCTTCGCTGCGATCACTTGACGTGGCACTCACAGAGCGCAATCTCCCATCGGCGTCATGGTGACGCGATGTCACCGCCGATGACATCTCTCGCTTCTGCGAGGTGAGGGATTCTCCGAAGAACTGCTCGCCTTCGACGTGCTTCCGGGGCGTCCCTCGCGCCCGAGCTTTTCTGTGGCGTGTCCACCCGAGGTCTTTTTACCGCTCACTCACCTGACGCCACAATAATCGCTCCTGTCCGCTTGTTCACTCTGCGGCCGGGCATCCTCGCACGTTCAGAATGCCCTCGAACAACTCTCCCAGCAAAATTCAAAGTGGCAAATATAGTCACCCCGCCATCAGTTGTCAAGACGGACTTTCGTCAAAAAAACAACGTGGGTGCCGCCACGCAATGCCGTGGACTCTCTCCGGCAGTAAAGTTTTGCCGGCCGGGACCCTCGCGCGAGACTTCCCGGCCACCGATTGCGTGATTCACATCCGGTAAGATGGTGAACCCGCGAAACACGTTAAACCGACGCCAAAGAATCCCCGTGTTCATCCGGGCGGGAGCCGCCGGCCCCCAGAAACAATTCCCCGGAATTCGCCGCAAGGAGCGCCGGCTTGCTCGCGCCTCCCGGCTGCGCACCTGCCCCCCACATCGCTCCGGTAAAGCGACGGAGTGAATTTTCGTCTTGGCCGGGGAAGAAAAATCCTCTATGATGTAAGCCTATGGCGAAACCAACCAAAGCGCGAATCAAACCACGAGTGGAATTCCAGGTCGGCGACGAGGTCATGTACGCCGGAGCAACCTACGTCCGCTACGGCACCATCGTCCGATTGCTTGGCGAAGGGGACGCCCAGATGGTCGAAATCGAGTTTGAGGATGGGCGGAAAGAGCTAAAGAAGACGCGGGACCGCTCCCTGCGATTGCTCCGGCGGCGCACGCCCGAACCCGCGCCACGGGACTATTACGACCGCGAGACCGAGGAAGTCCGCCGCAGCGAAATTCACCGAAGGTAGCGGGGGAATCTGCTGCTGCACCCGTTGTCGGATCTGGACGACCCGTCTCCACTACCGGGCTGAGCTTCTTTCCCGCTCCGTAACGATTTACCGCCGAGATCGCCGAGTCCGCAGGAAATAACGCAGAAGGATCAGCCTGCACATAGCCTCTCTGGTGGAATCACGGAGGATCTCCGCCGCGCTCTCCGGCGGTGAGGCTGAGTCGCTATCCCGGTTTTCTCCTTCAGGAAATGACGGTGGCCGATTTAGCCGGCTAGCGAGCGGGCTGTTCAGCCGGTGGAGGTTCGGCGATTTTCCGGCTCGCCGTGCTGAACTTCATGGCAATATCATTGTAGATGATGTAGCCCATGAAGATGAGGATGAGAGCGAAACCCACCGTTTGAATCTTCTCCCGGAGCGCCACGCTCATCTGTCGTCCCGCCAGCCCGAAGAACCATTCGATGAGCAGCAGGAAAATAACGCCTCCATCGAGCACCGGGATGGGGAGGAGGTTAAAGACACCGAGGCTGAGGCTGAGATAGCTCATCAGCTTAATCAGCTCCTTGACGCCGTGGGCAGCAGCCTCCCCGGAGATTTCGGCAATTCGCAACGGACCGGCAAATGTCTCCCGCACCGTGCGCTGGCCGCGAAAGATCTGGAGCAGGGCCTCCTGTGTGACCCAGAGATAGAAGAGATTTTGTCGCACCGATTCCATGAGAGCCCGGCCCGGACCCAGCGCGGTTTCCACCATCGGAACAGCCGGCGGCACACGAGCGAACCCGATGCGTCCACGTCCCTGGTCATTAAATGGGACGACTTTCACCTGATGCTGCCGCCCGTCGCGAATGTAGGTGAGGGTTATCTCCTTGCCCGCATGCGCCCCAACAATCGCCACCAGAATCTCAAACGCCGGTGTGGGTGTGTCGTTGACCTTGATGATCTTGTCTCCCGGCTTCAGGCCCGCCAGATCGGCCGGTCGCCCTTTCTCGATTTGACCGATTTCGACCCCATCGTAGGGAAGCGAGGGGAGCAAACCCGACTCGCCGAGTACTTCCATCCCGCTGGTGAACGAACCCAGCACCATCTGAGTCTCCAGGCGCTGTCCCTGGCGATCCACGACAACAGTCACCGGCTGATTCGGTTTCAGGAGGGTGATGTGTTCGACTTCTTCCCAGGTGGGATTTTCCTTGGTGTCGTAGCGGACGATGAGATCACCGGGTCGAATCCCGGCCCGCTCAGCCGGCGATCCGGGAACAATCAACCCCACACGAGCTTTCTCCAGCAGGTAGGCGGGCACCGTGTAACTCGTCATGTAAAGAGCCGCCGGCAACACGACAGCCAGAAGCAGGTTCATCGCCGGTCCGGCAGCCGCCACGCAAAATCGTTGCCACTTCGGTCGCGTCAGGAACGCATCGGGAGCCTGTGCGGTGGCATCTATCTCATCGGGATTCTCGCCCAGCATCTTCACGTATCCGCCGAGCGGCACCAGGCTCACGCGATAATCGGTATCGCCCCGGCGAAATCCAAACAGACGCGGCCCAAACCCCAAGCTGAAAACCTCCACCCGAATCTTGAAGAGCTTGGCCATCAGGAAGTGTCCCAGCTCGTGGACGAAGACCAGAATCCCGATGACGAAGATAAAGGCAACGATGGCGTTTATCATGGCCGGCACGGTTGCTCCTCTGTCATTTCATCTCTCAATGCAACAGTCTACCTGACCGGCGGAAGCTTGTCCACCGTGACGGGATGTTCGGAGGTCACCACCCCGGTCAAGAGGAGACGGGGAAACTGCTACCGGATTCCGGCATCCCCTGCGTCCGAACGGGAAAAATTCTCAACGCCTGAACGGGGATGTTCCGTCCAGCGGACGTCAACCGGGAAATGACGTTGGCCTGCTGGAGAAATCGGCCTCTGCGCCGCCTCTCGGAGCCGGCACTTCCGTCCAGAGATCGCCGATGACCTTCCGTTATCGGGGGAGGTCATCGGCATTTTCCCCGGACGAGCGATCAGATTCCGGAATAACGGCAGCGGCTTCCGGCGGGAACTCCGGCGCCGGCCGGGACAGGTGCCGCTCATCGTCCCGGCTGATGGCTTCATTGAGCGATCCGGTGCGGTACCCTTCGAGATCGAGGGTGACAAAGGTGAAGCCAAGAGCTTTGAACTCCCGGGTTAAGCACTCCGCCATCTCAAGCGACAGAGCACGCCGCATCTCGTCTCGACCGAATTCCAGCCGGACAAGATTCCCGTGATGTCGCACACGGAAAACACGAAATCCGAGGCCACGCAGAATCTCTTCGCCCCGTTCAATCACGCGCAATTTCTCCACCGTCACCTCCAGGCCATAGGGGATGCGCGAGGCCAAACAGGCCGAGGCCGGTTTATCCCAGGTGGAGAGCCCGTGCCGTCGAGACAGTTCGCGTACATCGGCCTTGGTCAATCCGCACTCCACCAGCGGGCTGATCACCTGATGCTCGCGGGCCGCCTGCCGACCCGGACGAAAATCGCCCAGATCATCCACGTTGACTCCGTCGCAGATGGCCCGATATCCCCACTCTTCGGCCAACTGTCGCAGTTTCGTATAGAGCGCGTGCTTGCAAAAGTAACACCGATTGACGGGATTGGCCCGGTATCGAGGGTCGCTCATTTCCTCGGTCGTCACCAGCAGATGCTGAAGACCGTGAGTTCGAGCGAACGCGATGGCATCCTCCCGCTGATGCGCCGCGAGACTGGGACTGTCGGCTGTCACGGCCAGCGCCCGCGAGCCCAGCTCCTGATGGGCGATGAAGGCCAGATAGGCGCTATCTACACCACCGGAGTAAGCCACAATCACCGACTCCAGCGAACGAAGCAAGCGACGCAGGCGACGCTCTTTGGCATCAAGCGACTGCTGGGTTCCCATCATGGTTGCCTCTGACTATATCTCACCTCTTCTGGAGGAATCAACCACCGTCGCAGCAGGGAGCAAATTTTTCGCTTGACGGCCAGGAAAAAGATGTGCTAAAGTGCGGGCCGTCACTGACAGCTTCTGGGGGTAAGGGAAGGCTTCCACTGGCTTCCTTGAGCCGATCGGAGCCCGGCGACAAAGAAACCGCACCTCAGAGCCGAGGCTCTGACCGATTCCCTTAAGCCGACGTGACGCTCCGCAGAGGAGCACACCCCCCCAGGCGGGACGAGTTATTAATGGCGCGGGAAAGGACGACAAACCCGGCTGCGCCCGCCTGCAACGGGCGTGGTGCTGACCGGACCCCGCCGGGAGGCGTGCGCGCGCAGGCAGTTTCGGAGGAATCGCCCCTGCGCCAGTGCACGCCACAAAGTCATGAAAATGGGAGTCCTTCGCCATGGTCGCGTGTTTCGTGGGCTTTTTTCATGGGAGGAATCGCCCATATGCGAATGCACGCCACAAGGAAAATGGAAGTCTTTCGTGATGGTTGCGTGTTTCGTGGGGTATGTCATGAGGATTCTTCCTGGAGCTGGCGCTCCAGACGATCAAAACCAGGCCACCGATCACACCGATTCTCGCCCGGGAAGACTATCGGCGTGACTCTGTGAAATCTGTGGCCTTTTTCAGGAGGAGAGCTATGAAGAGAGCAGAAACGACGCAGACACATTCTTCCAACATCGCGAGCCGTTGGTCAAAGCTTGGGCGGGAGTGGAGGCGAGGGCGTCGGGCCCTAGGTGTGATGCTTCTGGTGTGGGCGATGACGCTGGCCCCTCTGCCCTGGCCCGTCACCCCGGTGATGGCTGCCACCATCACCGTCAACACGACAATGGATGAGAATGATACTACTCCTAATGCGACCTGCTCCTTACGGGAGGCGGTTATCGCCGCCAATACCGATCAAGACCGCGGGGGGTGCAAACGAGACGGAATGGGGAGCGACGATACAATCGTCCTGCAATCGGGGCAGACCTACACGCTGCAGCTTGATGTGGGGACCGCTGATAGTGATGCTATAGGTACCAATATGATTGATGACCTGGATATTTCTTCTGCCGGGACGCTCACCATTCAGGTTCAGGGCGGTGGAGTGGCGACGATCCAGCGCACGGGGACGTGCAGTCTCGATGGCAGTCTCGGGACGGGCGAATTCCGCATCTTCGAGGTCCTGACGGGAGGCAATCTGACGCTGCAAAACGTGACGGTCACAAGCGGCTGCGCCGATGGCTCAGGCACGGACGCCGACGGCGGGGGCATCCTCAACCTCGGCACGCTGACGATCCAGAGCAGCACGATCTCGGGCAATAGGGCTAGCTCAGGAGGCGGCATCTTCAACAACGGCACGCTGACGATCCAGAGCAGCACGATCTCGGGCAATAGCGCTGGCTCAGGAGGCGGCATCTCCAACAACGGCACGCTCACGATCACCAGCAGCACGATCTCGGGCAATACGGCAAGCCTCGGCGGCGGCATCCGCAACGCCGGCACGGTGACGATCACCAACAGCACGATCTCGGGCAATAGCGCGCTCGGCGACGGCGGCGGTATCGTGAACTTCTTAACGATGAATGCCAGTTTCGTGACGATCGCCAACAATAGTACTAGCAGTGGCCGGGGGGGAGGGATATCCACCAGCACAGGCCCAAACACCGAGACCAAAATCAAGAACTCGATCGTGGGCAAGAACACATCCGGGGGAGATTGTTCTGGCTCGATCACTGGCATGGGCAACAATTATGACAGTGACGACACGTGTTTTGGATCGTCCGGGGATGCGATCTTCCTCGGCCCGTTGCAGAACAACGGAGGGCCGACGGCGACCCACGCCCTTCTGTCCGGAGACCCCCTTGACGGAGCCGCCGATTGCACGGATCTCAATAACACCTCGGTGACCGCAGATCAACGAGGCTCTTCTCGCCCTAAAGGCGGACAGTGCGATGCCGGGGCCTACGAGGTGCAGAATCCGAAGATGCTCTCCATTTCCATCAATGGCAATGGAACCGTGACGAGCAATCCGGGGGACATCAATTGCATGACGGGAAATATGGGCACCTGCATGGAGACTTACGATCAAAACACACCCGTCGAGTTGACGGCGACGCCCGATTCCAGTTCGGTCTTCGCAGGCTGGGGTGGTAACTGCTCGAACGGGGATGAGATGACTCAGGTGACGATGGATGCGGATAAGATGTGCACAGCGACATTCGTCCAGAAGGGGACAATCGTCATCCAGAAGACGGCCATCGGAGGCAACGGCACGTTCAACTTCACCCGCAACGATAACTCGTTTTCGATCATGACAAGCGATGGGAGCGGTTCACAATCGTTTGGGCTGGCTCCGGGGACATACACCTTCACGGAGAGCACGCTGCCGACGGGCTGGGCCTTCCAAGATCTCGTGTGTCAGCTA
This region of Blastocatellia bacterium genomic DNA includes:
- the rpsG gene encoding 30S ribosomal protein S7, which translates into the protein MPRKRVVERREVPPDPVYNSPLVTKFINCMMWDGKKSVAEKIFYRAMERIKQRTKEDPLRIFKQAIENAKPKVEVRSRRVGGATYQVPVEVNPYRQTSLAIRWLVTYARERGEKHMVERLANELIEASQNKGGAIKKREDTHRMAEANRAFAHYKW
- the rpsL gene encoding 30S ribosomal protein S12, encoding MPTIAQLVRWGREKVKVKTKSPALQGCPQRRGVCVQVKTMTPKKPNSALRKIARVRLTNGIEVTAYIPGIGHNLQEHSIVLIRGGRVKDLPGVRYHIIRGTLDAAGVANRKQGRSKYGAKRPREAAPK
- the rseP gene encoding RIP metalloprotease RseP: MINAIVAFIFVIGILVFVHELGHFLMAKLFKIRVEVFSLGFGPRLFGFRRGDTDYRVSLVPLGGYVKMLGENPDEIDATAQAPDAFLTRPKWQRFCVAAAGPAMNLLLAVVLPAALYMTSYTVPAYLLEKARVGLIVPGSPAERAGIRPGDLIVRYDTKENPTWEEVEHITLLKPNQPVTVVVDRQGQRLETQMVLGSFTSGMEVLGESGLLPSLPYDGVEIGQIEKGRPADLAGLKPGDKIIKVNDTPTPAFEILVAIVGAHAGKEITLTYIRDGRQHQVKVVPFNDQGRGRIGFARVPPAVPMVETALGPGRALMESVRQNLFYLWVTQEALLQIFRGQRTVRETFAGPLRIAEISGEAAAHGVKELIKLMSYLSLSLGVFNLLPIPVLDGGVIFLLLIEWFFGLAGRQMSVALREKIQTVGFALILIFMGYIIYNDIAMKFSTASRKIAEPPPAEQPAR
- the larE gene encoding ATP-dependent sacrificial sulfur transferase LarE; its protein translation is MMGTQQSLDAKERRLRRLLRSLESVIVAYSGGVDSAYLAFIAHQELGSRALAVTADSPSLAAHQREDAIAFARTHGLQHLLVTTEEMSDPRYRANPVNRCYFCKHALYTKLRQLAEEWGYRAICDGVNVDDLGDFRPGRQAAREHQVISPLVECGLTKADVRELSRRHGLSTWDKPASACLASRIPYGLEVTVEKLRVIERGEEILRGLGFRVFRVRHHGNLVRLEFGRDEMRRALSLEMAECLTREFKALGFTFVTLDLEGYRTGSLNEAISRDDERHLSRPAPEFPPEAAAVIPESDRSSGENADDLPR
- a CDS encoding choice-of-anchor Q domain-containing protein, with protein sequence MKRAETTQTHSSNIASRWSKLGREWRRGRRALGVMLLVWAMTLAPLPWPVTPVMAATITVNTTMDENDTTPNATCSLREAVIAANTDQDRGGCKRDGMGSDDTIVLQSGQTYTLQLDVGTADSDAIGTNMIDDLDISSAGTLTIQVQGGGVATIQRTGTCSLDGSLGTGEFRIFEVLTGGNLTLQNVTVTSGCADGSGTDADGGGILNLGTLTIQSSTISGNRASSGGGIFNNGTLTIQSSTISGNSAGSGGGISNNGTLTITSSTISGNTASLGGGIRNAGTVTITNSTISGNSALGDGGGIVNFLTMNASFVTIANNSTSSGRGGGISTSTGPNTETKIKNSIVGKNTSGGDCSGSITGMGNNYDSDDTCFGSSGDAIFLGPLQNNGGPTATHALLSGDPLDGAADCTDLNNTSVTADQRGSSRPKGGQCDAGAYEVQNPKMLSISINGNGTVTSNPGDINCMTGNMGTCMETYDQNTPVELTATPDSSSVFAGWGGNCSNGDEMTQVTMDADKMCTATFVQKGTIVIQKTAIGGNGTFNFTRNDNSFSIMTSDGSGSQSFGLAPGTYTFTESTLPTGWAFQDLVCQLTTGTNSETEINLTTRMATIMLAAGETVICTFTNIKLGSITIIKEAVPDDRQDFSFTWSGDIGTFLLDDDNDATLPNQRTFSNLMPGSYMVSEDSVSGWRLTDLVCTDPGGGTKVNLSQRTATIDLAAGETVTCTFTNTRLGVSLFTLQQGTKCLTLDLLAGSYVFKTDRGTFRGAIEFTQTPNVIRFRIRFRSVRGASPALSGLINLGARAGSATLAQGFRFWITLIDRNIDDNGLCPP